From a region of the Candidatus Neomarinimicrobiota bacterium genome:
- the iolG gene encoding inositol 2-dehydrogenase, whose amino-acid sequence MKSVTVGVLGAGRIGKLRVENILRMRGARVKTVADPFMDETWARDLALNATLNPEEIFSDPQIEAVIICSPSELHTEQVIKAALSGKHVFCEKPIALDPDRIEKALKIVRQQGVKLQVGFNRRFDADFMSLKTAVTSRKIGSVHIIKITSRDPSPPPVEYVQTSGGIFLDMAIHDFDMVRYLSGSEVEQVYAAGSVLVDSAIGIAGDVDTAITSMRLKSGALAVIDNSRKAVFGYDQRIEVFGSRGSMVAGNRTPTETVLSTEEGVVADKPLHFFVERYRESYKKEIREFFKAIREDSDPPVTGRDGLLAIQIGLAAKQSLQENRLVMLQT is encoded by the coding sequence ATGAAGTCTGTGACCGTCGGCGTTCTTGGGGCCGGCAGAATAGGAAAGCTCCGTGTGGAGAACATCCTCAGAATGCGAGGCGCTCGGGTCAAAACAGTAGCTGATCCATTCATGGATGAGACGTGGGCCAGAGATCTTGCACTGAACGCCACTCTCAACCCAGAAGAGATATTCTCGGATCCACAGATAGAAGCGGTTATCATCTGCTCGCCCTCTGAACTTCATACGGAGCAAGTCATCAAAGCGGCCCTGTCCGGGAAACATGTCTTCTGCGAAAAGCCGATTGCCCTTGATCCGGACCGGATTGAAAAGGCTCTGAAGATCGTCCGACAACAGGGTGTAAAACTTCAGGTAGGATTCAACCGTCGCTTCGATGCAGATTTCATGAGTCTGAAGACGGCTGTTACTTCCCGCAAGATCGGTTCCGTCCATATCATCAAGATCACATCCCGCGACCCCTCTCCTCCACCCGTAGAGTATGTTCAAACATCGGGAGGGATTTTTCTCGATATGGCGATTCACGATTTTGACATGGTCCGATATCTGTCGGGAAGCGAGGTGGAACAAGTCTATGCTGCCGGTTCGGTTCTGGTAGATAGTGCCATCGGCATCGCCGGGGACGTTGACACAGCCATAACCTCGATGAGATTGAAAAGCGGAGCCCTCGCGGTGATCGACAATAGCCGCAAAGCCGTTTTTGGCTACGATCAACGCATCGAAGTTTTTGGCTCTCGCGGGAGCATGGTGGCCGGTAACAGGACTCCTACCGAAACCGTTCTGAGCACGGAGGAGGGTGTCGTTGCCGACAAGCCTCTCCATTTCTTTGTCGAACGGTACCGGGAATCGTACAAGAAGGAAATAAGAGAGTTCTTCAAAGCCATCAGGGAAGATTCTGACCCTCCGGTCACCGGGAGGGACGGTCTGCTCGCTATTCAAATCGGACTTGCAGCCAAACAGTCCCTGCAAGAGAACAGGCTGGTAATGCTCCAGACATAA
- the iolG gene encoding inositol 2-dehydrogenase, producing MNRRGHSRDDRQVVAGLIGAGRIGKMHASNIQLYLPEVLLKSVVDIDLDEAWARKSGIPVKSLSAKEVYEDPEIEAVVIAASSTAHVDLILGAAQAGKHIFCEKPVAFDPGGVSEAVEAARTAGVKLQVGFNRRFDPDFRKVREIVERGAVGAPHIITITNRDPVRPDLEFVPKSGGLFLDFCIHDFDTARFLTGSEVEEVFAMGAVLIDPALERLGDIDTALITLKMSDGALCIIDNSRETHYGYDQRVEVFGSLGSVRADNTRPTGTTLSTETGVFMDKPHYSFVERFKEAFVQEIKEFFDCIRNETDPSVTGEDAVAAINIATAAALSRRENKPVRVQG from the coding sequence ATGAACCGTAGAGGACATTCTCGAGACGACAGGCAGGTCGTTGCAGGACTTATCGGTGCCGGCCGTATCGGTAAGATGCATGCCAGTAATATACAACTCTATTTACCTGAAGTATTACTCAAATCAGTTGTTGATATAGACCTGGATGAAGCATGGGCCAGAAAATCCGGGATTCCCGTGAAGTCATTGAGTGCCAAGGAGGTCTACGAAGATCCGGAGATTGAGGCCGTTGTCATTGCGGCATCCTCCACTGCACACGTTGATCTCATCCTGGGGGCGGCCCAGGCGGGTAAGCATATTTTCTGTGAAAAACCGGTTGCTTTTGACCCGGGGGGCGTTTCCGAGGCGGTTGAGGCAGCTAGAACAGCCGGTGTGAAGCTTCAGGTGGGATTCAACCGGAGATTCGATCCCGATTTCCGAAAAGTGCGGGAGATTGTTGAAAGGGGGGCAGTGGGGGCACCTCACATTATTACGATAACTAACCGAGATCCTGTCAGACCGGATCTTGAGTTTGTCCCAAAGTCGGGAGGGCTTTTCCTCGATTTTTGCATCCACGATTTTGACACCGCCCGCTTCTTGACCGGCTCCGAGGTGGAAGAGGTGTTTGCCATGGGTGCGGTGCTCATCGATCCAGCGCTCGAAAGACTCGGAGACATTGACACTGCCCTGATAACGCTGAAGATGTCCGACGGCGCGCTCTGTATCATCGACAATAGTCGGGAGACCCACTATGGGTATGACCAGCGGGTCGAGGTTTTCGGTTCTCTGGGAAGCGTCCGGGCAGACAATACAAGACCCACCGGTACCACGCTTAGTACGGAAACCGGTGTGTTTATGGACAAACCGCACTATTCGTTTGTTGAACGGTTCAAAGAAGCATTCGTCCAGGAGATCAAAGAGTTCTTTGACTGTATCCGGAATGAAACGGATCCATCCGTTACGGGTGAAGATGCCGTGGCGGCGATCAACATCGCCACCGCTGCCGCATTGTCGCGCAGGGAAAATAAGCCAGTGAGGGTGCAAGGATGA
- a CDS encoding GntR family transcriptional regulator has product MIIDRTSPVPSYFQLQTWLIEQIEQGVFKPNEKIFTDRELVELTGLARTTVRQAVQNLVNMGYLVRKKRLGTFVLERNVDSGKQTIVAILIPDIRRGYAPELARGAEDEAAKSKHSLIICNTDDLFVKAEFHANRLIENSVSGVIFVPTAAADEKNLQIIDKFARKKIPIVLADRTLEGVGIDYVTTDNFEGAYELTEYLIKKGHRKIGITLSTLFSTERLRLEGYKEALGNHNVPIDSSIIIAEPGPFVEKRYFQHALNLLGKRDRITAVFAVHDRIALQFYAAANQLGISIPGDISLVGYDDLPFTTISLTTMHQPIYEMGQESMKLIMSRIRRQIKKPRGIVLKSYMVERSSVATIAAQPT; this is encoded by the coding sequence ATGATCATCGACCGAACCAGTCCCGTACCTTCCTACTTTCAGCTGCAGACCTGGCTTATCGAGCAAATCGAACAGGGGGTGTTCAAGCCCAATGAAAAGATCTTTACCGACAGGGAGCTGGTTGAGCTAACGGGTCTGGCTCGGACGACGGTTCGACAGGCGGTGCAGAATCTGGTGAACATGGGTTATCTGGTACGAAAGAAACGGCTGGGAACGTTTGTTCTCGAAAGGAATGTAGATTCGGGAAAACAGACCATTGTGGCCATCCTGATACCGGATATCCGGAGGGGGTATGCTCCCGAATTGGCACGAGGGGCTGAAGATGAGGCTGCAAAAAGCAAACACAGCCTGATCATCTGCAATACGGATGACCTATTTGTCAAGGCTGAGTTTCACGCCAATCGTCTTATCGAGAACTCTGTGAGTGGCGTCATATTTGTTCCCACGGCAGCCGCGGATGAAAAGAACCTGCAGATCATTGACAAATTTGCACGAAAAAAGATACCCATTGTCCTCGCCGACCGCACCCTGGAGGGAGTCGGCATTGACTATGTGACCACGGACAATTTTGAGGGGGCTTATGAACTGACAGAGTATCTTATCAAGAAAGGTCACAGGAAAATAGGGATAACCTTGAGCACCCTTTTCTCCACGGAGAGGCTGAGGCTCGAGGGCTACAAGGAAGCCCTTGGGAACCACAATGTTCCTATTGATAGTTCCATTATTATTGCCGAGCCCGGTCCTTTTGTCGAGAAACGATATTTTCAGCACGCTCTCAACCTCTTGGGCAAAAGAGACAGAATAACAGCTGTCTTTGCCGTGCACGACCGGATTGCTCTTCAGTTCTACGCGGCTGCAAACCAGCTGGGTATTTCCATTCCCGGTGATATTTCCCTGGTTGGGTACGACGATTTGCCATTCACAACCATTTCCCTGACCACCATGCACCAGCCCATTTACGAGATGGGACAGGAAAGTATGAAGCTTATCATGTCCCGTATCCGGCGGCAGATCAAGAAGCCTCGAGGAATCGTGCTGAAATCATACATGGTGGAACGATCGTCCGTTGCCACCATTGCAGCGCAACCCACATGA
- a CDS encoding phytase produces MKTRGVAVSLYAAIVLICMMALPYQADAQSGRITGRVTDAGTGNPLPGANVVVNGTNFGDATSVTGEFLIARVPSGEHTLNVDYLGFASQSAEITVSADQVVIQDFSLSEQPIVGEENAGIWKFEAEPDGNSEKFLVDSIGPHLVADVEGLAIYYANDSRGYLIASSQGNDSYVIYEREENHKYVGTFRIAAGETIDGTFDTDGIDVSNFALAPLFPGGIFVVQDGSNPGGNQNFKCVQWELIARLFDPPLLVDTRWDPRTVGSGK; encoded by the coding sequence ATGAAAACAAGAGGAGTTGCTGTTTCACTCTACGCTGCCATCGTGTTGATATGCATGATGGCCCTCCCCTATCAAGCTGACGCCCAGTCCGGTCGCATTACTGGAAGGGTTACAGATGCAGGGACGGGAAATCCTTTGCCTGGAGCCAATGTGGTTGTCAATGGAACAAACTTCGGGGATGCAACGAGTGTCACAGGCGAGTTCCTGATCGCCCGCGTTCCGTCAGGAGAACATACTCTTAATGTAGACTACCTCGGCTTCGCAAGTCAGTCAGCGGAGATTACTGTAAGTGCCGATCAGGTAGTGATCCAGGACTTCTCCCTCTCGGAGCAGCCAATTGTCGGCGAAGAGAATGCGGGCATCTGGAAGTTTGAGGCGGAACCTGATGGAAATTCAGAAAAGTTCCTCGTAGATTCCATCGGACCACATCTTGTGGCAGACGTGGAGGGACTTGCGATCTATTATGCCAACGATTCCAGAGGGTACCTGATTGCCTCCAGCCAGGGGAACGATTCCTACGTCATCTATGAGCGGGAGGAAAATCATAAGTACGTTGGGACATTCCGCATTGCTGCAGGTGAAACCATCGACGGAACGTTCGACACGGACGGTATTGACGTCTCCAATTTTGCACTTGCCCCCCTCTTCCCCGGCGGAATATTCGTCGTTCAGGATGGGAGTAATCCGGGGGGGAATCAGAATTTCAAGTGCGTCCAGTGGGAACTGATAGCTCGACTATTCGATCCCCCCCTGCTTGTCGATACACGGTGGGACCCACGGACAGTGGGCTCCGGGAAGTAA
- a CDS encoding GntP family permease: MWLISLLILCVLFIVFSTTKLKLHPFVSLLLAALAFGLLSGMPLSTINESIVDGFGTTIGYIGIVIVAGTIIGTFLQESGGAFAMANTILKVTGKKNVPMAMGIIGYVVSVPVFCDSGFVLLSPLNKALSKKAGITLAASAIALSLGLYATHTMVPPTPGPIAATAILNADIGQVILLGLMVSIPALVIGWLFAVKVGSRIDIDPEPDLSEADIQARISEAPSAPKAFLPIVLPIILIVLRSIADFPTKPFGEGSLQEVIGFVGHPVIALLVGVLIAFTLPRRFDKQMLSSSGWIGQALASGAIIILITGAGGAFGKILQNSGIADILGENLAGAKLGIWLPFFLAAAIKSAQGSSTVAIITAASLLAPLLEPLGFDSGLGKALTVVAIGAGSMVVSHANDSYFWIVTQLSNMDVKTGYRLQTVGTLVVGLAAAVIVWVISLVWTP, translated from the coding sequence ATGTGGCTAATCTCACTACTCATCCTCTGCGTCCTGTTCATCGTTTTCTCCACCACGAAGCTGAAGCTTCACCCATTCGTGTCCCTTCTTCTCGCCGCCCTGGCATTTGGACTGCTCTCCGGGATGCCCCTCAGCACCATCAACGAATCCATTGTGGATGGTTTTGGCACCACAATCGGATATATCGGCATTGTCATCGTCGCCGGCACAATTATCGGAACTTTTCTTCAAGAATCCGGCGGTGCTTTTGCCATGGCCAACACGATCCTCAAAGTGACCGGAAAGAAAAACGTTCCCATGGCCATGGGTATCATTGGCTATGTCGTGTCTGTCCCGGTCTTCTGCGATTCGGGATTCGTGCTACTGTCACCACTGAACAAGGCTCTTTCCAAGAAAGCTGGAATCACTCTCGCCGCGAGCGCCATCGCCCTGAGCCTGGGACTCTACGCCACCCATACCATGGTACCACCGACCCCGGGACCCATTGCAGCCACGGCGATTCTGAATGCAGATATCGGACAGGTGATACTTCTCGGCCTTATGGTCTCCATACCTGCTCTGGTTATCGGATGGCTCTTTGCCGTGAAAGTGGGGTCAAGAATTGATATTGATCCTGAGCCCGACCTATCCGAAGCCGACATCCAGGCAAGGATTTCCGAGGCACCTTCAGCGCCGAAGGCTTTCCTCCCCATTGTTCTCCCTATCATCCTCATCGTGTTGAGATCGATAGCCGACTTCCCGACGAAACCGTTTGGAGAAGGTTCGCTCCAGGAGGTGATCGGTTTTGTCGGACATCCGGTCATCGCACTTCTCGTGGGCGTTCTGATCGCATTCACGCTCCCAAGACGTTTTGACAAACAGATGCTTTCTTCCTCAGGTTGGATCGGACAGGCTCTGGCAAGTGGGGCAATTATTATCCTCATAACCGGGGCGGGTGGCGCTTTTGGCAAGATCCTGCAGAATTCGGGGATCGCTGACATCCTGGGGGAAAACCTCGCTGGTGCGAAGCTTGGCATATGGCTCCCCTTTTTCCTTGCGGCAGCCATAAAATCGGCCCAGGGCTCTTCCACCGTTGCCATTATTACAGCAGCTTCTCTTCTCGCCCCTCTGTTGGAACCCCTTGGATTTGACTCAGGCCTGGGGAAAGCTCTTACTGTAGTGGCCATTGGGGCCGGATCCATGGTGGTCTCCCACGCCAACGACAGTTATTTCTGGATCGTTACCCAGCTGTCAAATATGGACGTAAAGACAGGATACAGACTGCAGACTGTGGGGACCCTGGTTGTGGGTCTTGCTGCTGCAGTGATCGTCTGGGTTATTAGCCTTGTCTGGACACCCTAA
- a CDS encoding DUF2461 domain-containing protein: MTVDAQISPELFQFLSELRENNNREWFLANKRRYESYVRQPLLRFIADFGVHLSKISQHYLADPRPLGGSLFRIYRDVRFSKDKSPYKTSAGIHFRHERAKDVHTPGFYLHLEPGNVSGGVGIWHPDTSTLTKIRDTIVDDPSSWKRVLSDNDFKSTFRLKGDSLKRAPTGFDPDHQLIEDLKRKDFIASAALSEEDACKPDFIDQFGKVCSDATSFMRFLTSAIGLPW, translated from the coding sequence ATGACAGTAGATGCGCAAATAAGCCCAGAACTCTTTCAGTTTTTGAGCGAACTGCGGGAGAACAATAATCGAGAGTGGTTTCTCGCTAACAAAAGGCGCTACGAGTCTTACGTGCGACAGCCACTTCTAAGGTTCATTGCCGATTTTGGCGTGCACCTCTCCAAGATAAGTCAACACTATTTGGCTGATCCGAGGCCTCTGGGAGGCTCACTCTTTCGCATTTACCGGGATGTCCGTTTCTCAAAAGACAAGTCACCTTACAAGACGTCTGCCGGTATCCATTTTCGTCATGAAAGAGCGAAGGATGTTCACACTCCGGGCTTCTATCTTCACCTGGAGCCTGGAAACGTCTCTGGCGGTGTCGGGATTTGGCATCCGGACACGAGTACTTTGACGAAGATCCGAGACACGATTGTTGATGATCCTTCCAGCTGGAAGCGAGTTCTTTCTGACAATGATTTCAAATCAACCTTTAGGCTCAAAGGCGATTCGCTTAAGAGGGCACCAACGGGATTTGACCCTGACCACCAACTCATCGAAGATTTGAAAAGAAAAGACTTCATTGCCTCCGCAGCATTAAGTGAGGAGGACGCCTGCAAGCCTGACTTTATTGATCAATTCGGTAAGGTATGCAGTGACGCAACTTCGTTCATGCGGTTTTTGACGAGTGCGATTGGTTTGCCGTGGTAA
- a CDS encoding ATP-binding protein, with amino-acid sequence MSKEDQKQARRENRRYVRREADRILVSRMHSVLEASQIMNGTLDLDRLLTVIVDLVTKNLNADRSTLYLLDEEKGEIWSEVLQGEEWLKIRLPLGTGLAGHVAQTGETVKIEDAYGDPRFYKKIDESTGYMTKSVLCMPMRNREGKIIGVFQVLNKKEGLFSHEDEEFLEAMSSHAALAVENAVLYKEALEHQRMEDELARFQKLEAIGRVTAEVAHDFNNILTLISGYDELLLAGLDKNDPHRNQAEAIRKAVDQAITLTRQLLTFSRMQPLKRTDLVLNDVIEDVDNVLEHAIGENITLVTDLEPRLKTVKADPSQIEQVILNLTMNARDAMPDGGKVTIRTANVTLDEDQTLKQPGLEPGPYVMLAVADTGIGMDEETLNHLFEPFFTTKERGDGTGLGLPTIYGIVRQSGGDITVQSKPGKGATFQVYLPLGV; translated from the coding sequence ATGAGCAAAGAGGATCAGAAACAAGCGCGGAGGGAAAACCGCCGGTATGTGAGGCGCGAGGCTGACCGGATCCTGGTGAGCCGAATGCACTCGGTTCTGGAAGCAAGCCAGATCATGAACGGCACACTGGACCTAGATCGATTGCTGACAGTAATTGTGGATCTGGTGACAAAAAACCTTAACGCAGACCGGAGTACGCTCTATCTTTTGGATGAGGAAAAGGGAGAAATCTGGTCGGAGGTGCTGCAGGGGGAAGAATGGCTGAAGATTCGTCTTCCCTTGGGAACAGGTCTTGCAGGTCATGTGGCTCAGACTGGCGAAACCGTGAAGATTGAGGATGCCTACGGGGATCCCCGCTTCTACAAGAAAATTGATGAATCAACCGGCTATATGACGAAAAGTGTGCTCTGCATGCCCATGCGCAATCGGGAAGGAAAGATCATCGGTGTGTTCCAGGTTCTCAACAAGAAGGAAGGTTTGTTTTCCCACGAAGACGAGGAGTTTCTGGAGGCTATGTCCTCTCACGCCGCTCTGGCTGTCGAAAACGCGGTCCTTTACAAAGAGGCCCTGGAGCATCAACGGATGGAAGATGAACTTGCCCGGTTTCAGAAACTGGAAGCCATTGGCCGGGTCACCGCTGAGGTGGCACACGACTTCAACAATATTCTTACTCTCATCAGTGGCTATGATGAACTGCTCTTAGCGGGTCTGGACAAAAATGACCCACACCGCAATCAGGCCGAGGCGATCCGAAAGGCGGTAGACCAAGCCATTACTTTAACGCGCCAATTGCTTACCTTTAGCCGCATGCAGCCTTTGAAGCGTACTGATCTGGTCTTGAACGACGTGATTGAAGACGTAGATAACGTTTTGGAGCATGCAATTGGCGAAAATATAACTCTAGTAACTGACCTAGAGCCCCGACTGAAAACGGTGAAGGCTGATCCCTCTCAGATAGAGCAGGTCATATTGAATCTTACCATGAATGCTCGTGACGCCATGCCTGATGGCGGAAAGGTGACCATTAGGACGGCCAACGTCACGCTGGATGAAGACCAGACACTGAAACAACCTGGCCTTGAGCCAGGACCGTACGTAATGCTTGCCGTAGCTGACACAGGGATAGGAATGGATGAAGAAACTTTGAACCATCTCTTCGAGCCCTTTTTCACCACCAAAGAGAGGGGAGACGGGACTGGTTTGGGACTGCCCACCATCTACGGCATTGTCAGGCAGAGCGGTGGCGACATCACGGTGCAGAGTAAGCCCGGCAAGGGTGCAACATTCCAAGTCTATCTTCCGCTGGGGGTGTGA
- a CDS encoding adenylate/guanylate cyclase domain-containing protein translates to MPEQIRKLRAIVFTDIAGFTELSAQDETAAVELIDKQRELLKPIVEEFGGEWLKEIGDGLLLSFPSSLKAVNCGIEIQRTTKDIENLNLRISIHQGDIIQMGTDILGDDVNIASRIEPLAAVGGIAISHKIHQDISGSPEFSTKYVGQPKLKGVKQDVKVYCIVSHGLPETKMSEVSAKLEKRPISLAKWAIPTITVVAVGLYFVLTASKAIDSIAVLPFDNLTHDLEQEFFVEGIHEALITELSKIRALTVLSRTSAMHYKGADKMVPEIARELDVDALVVGSVLREGEQVRITVQLIHGSSDRHLWAQSFERELSDILRLHREVARAIAEEIQITLAPEERERLSGESRSLNPKAYEAYLKGRFYFSRFGMEHHLTALSSYKEAIAHDPSFAKAYAAMAEVGSLLLLGEATSIADCRLWARKAVELDDKLAEAHTALGVVRMLEWDWMRSEAEFHKAIELNPNSVMAHQWYSQLLRTNMRYETALLEIKRAEELDPLNLFIKTMVGWPLFSQHRYEEAIDQWDEVLKMDPDYGLAIYNQGLSYWIMGRPQEVLDRARQAASRMGKDAINIRVLTAAGHALSGEDERALEILTGVEEHYGIDQPGFIAAVYLTLGREEEALSWLERGYRTGSPGLPNITSEPFFDDLRDHPRFQKLRVKIGLK, encoded by the coding sequence ATGCCTGAGCAAATCCGAAAACTGAGAGCCATCGTATTCACCGACATCGCAGGATTTACGGAACTCTCCGCTCAGGATGAGACAGCAGCCGTTGAACTCATTGACAAGCAGCGAGAACTGCTGAAGCCTATTGTTGAGGAATTTGGAGGAGAGTGGCTCAAGGAAATCGGTGATGGACTGCTTCTCAGTTTTCCCAGTTCATTAAAGGCTGTGAACTGTGGGATAGAGATTCAACGCACAACAAAGGATATTGAAAATCTTAATCTCCGCATCAGCATTCATCAAGGCGATATTATTCAAATGGGCACGGATATTCTGGGTGATGATGTAAACATAGCCTCACGAATTGAACCGCTTGCGGCAGTAGGTGGAATTGCCATATCGCATAAAATCCACCAAGATATTTCTGGAAGTCCAGAGTTCTCGACAAAGTATGTCGGACAGCCTAAGCTCAAAGGGGTAAAACAAGATGTAAAGGTCTATTGCATCGTTTCTCACGGGCTGCCTGAGACCAAAATGTCTGAGGTTTCAGCTAAACTTGAGAAGAGGCCTATCTCTTTGGCTAAGTGGGCTATCCCTACCATAACTGTTGTAGCGGTTGGTCTGTATTTTGTTCTTACGGCCAGCAAAGCTATTGATTCGATAGCTGTATTGCCTTTCGATAATCTCACACATGACCTCGAACAGGAATTCTTTGTTGAGGGCATTCATGAGGCCCTGATCACCGAACTATCCAAGATTAGGGCATTGACGGTTTTGTCCCGGACGTCGGCGATGCATTACAAGGGGGCGGACAAAATGGTGCCTGAGATCGCGCGGGAGCTGGACGTAGACGCGCTCGTGGTGGGTTCGGTGCTGCGGGAGGGTGAACAGGTACGCATCACGGTGCAGTTGATCCACGGGTCCAGCGACCGCCACCTGTGGGCGCAGAGCTTCGAGCGGGAACTGAGCGACATCCTGAGGCTGCACAGGGAAGTGGCGCGGGCCATCGCAGAGGAAATACAGATCACACTGGCCCCGGAGGAGCGCGAGAGACTTTCGGGGGAATCTCGTTCCCTGAACCCAAAGGCATATGAGGCCTACCTGAAGGGGCGGTTTTATTTCTCACGCTTCGGGATGGAACATCACCTTACCGCCCTGTCCTCCTACAAGGAAGCCATCGCGCACGACCCGTCCTTCGCCAAGGCATACGCCGCCATGGCAGAAGTGGGTTCCTTGCTCCTTCTGGGGGAAGCCACTAGCATAGCAGACTGCAGATTGTGGGCGAGGAAGGCGGTTGAACTTGACGACAAACTCGCAGAGGCACACACCGCTCTAGGCGTCGTGAGGATGCTCGAGTGGGACTGGATGCGGTCGGAGGCGGAGTTCCACAAGGCGATCGAACTCAATCCCAACTCGGTGATGGCCCACCAGTGGTATTCCCAGCTATTGCGGACGAACATGCGGTACGAAACAGCCCTCCTGGAGATCAAGCGGGCGGAGGAGCTCGATCCCCTGAATCTCTTTATAAAGACTATGGTAGGCTGGCCTCTTTTTAGCCAGCACCGCTATGAGGAGGCCATCGACCAGTGGGACGAAGTACTGAAAATGGACCCGGACTACGGGCTCGCCATCTACAACCAGGGGCTGTCCTACTGGATAATGGGGAGGCCCCAGGAGGTTCTTGACAGGGCTCGACAAGCCGCCAGCCGTATGGGAAAGGATGCCATTAATATACGCGTACTGACGGCGGCCGGGCATGCTCTCTCTGGTGAGGACGAGCGCGCACTGGAGATCCTAACGGGAGTGGAGGAGCACTACGGCATCGACCAACCCGGGTTCATTGCAGCCGTCTATCTGACACTTGGTCGGGAAGAGGAGGCCCTCAGCTGGCTCGAGAGGGGATACCGGACGGGCAGTCCGGGGTTGCCAAACATCACCTCGGAGCCGTTTTTTGACGATCTTCGCGACCATCCGCGCTTCCAAAAACTGCGTGTCAAAATCGGCCTGAAGTGA